From Penaeus monodon isolate SGIC_2016 chromosome 6, NSTDA_Pmon_1, whole genome shotgun sequence, the proteins below share one genomic window:
- the LOC119574146 gene encoding cytochrome c oxidase assembly protein COX20, mitochondrial-like: MEGEANKEASLMGRNLSEVPCFRETFLYSITSGLGSGLANFMLTSRVQRSVQVGLGVYTCVTLGYWSYCRYNYSQQKFNMGQLQVAMQKQALLEGTEVEKKIKG; this comes from the exons GCTTCATTAATGGGAAGAAATCTGTCGGAAGTCCCCTGTTTTCGTGAGACTTTCCTCTACAGCATTACCTCTGGACTTGGCTCAGGGCTTGCGAACTTTATGCTGACGTCGAGAGTTCAGCGGTCGGTACAAGTGGGACTCGGAGTGTATACATGTGTGACCCTTGGGTACTG GTCTTATTGCCGATATAATTATTCACAGCAGAAATTCAACATGGGGCAACTGCAGGTGGCAATGCAAAAGCAAGCCTTGCTGGAAGGTAcagaagtggaaaagaaaatcaaaggttAA